From the genome of Desulforegula conservatrix Mb1Pa:
TTTTAAAACGCATGGGATTAAGTGATTATACGGCCAAGGCAAGGACAACCGACGAAGCTTATTTGATGCAGGATGCCGGAGAAAAAATCAGGAAAACTCTGGCTGAATATGGTTTTCGCCAAGATAATTAGGAGTCAAGGAATACTGTTTGTTAAATATTTGATAGTTCTATTTCAACTTGAGCTACTATTTCACTGGCTTTTATATCAAGGGATTTTGAAATC
Proteins encoded in this window:
- a CDS encoding DUF7706 family protein; amino-acid sequence: MIITLELTEKDAEVFSEFLKRMGLSDYTAKARTTDEAYLMQDAGEKIRKTLAEYGFRQDN